One window of the Cydia amplana chromosome 26, ilCydAmpl1.1, whole genome shotgun sequence genome contains the following:
- the LOC134659969 gene encoding leucine-rich repeat-containing protein 15-like — MCAVSTLLGLASALLLVVQPGACDEYVTTERCKLNPLFYRVRRYPTDDATGLIIGHCGLTELDPIDIANLTRLEMLYIDDNAIDYIDPDIFHSLPTLKTLRISVNKLRELPIFPVNSCPRLFNLDLSENQLTGINDPRTFAACTRLSTLDLTSNKISYIHPDVFHSLTSLTCLELGNNKLTFIPENMFTRNPLETLHLYENSLTHLPHDFVGSINRRNNGFHFFYFYDNPWHCACLLELLADMRRANFYYTNAVYEYDGKVPKCVYSGPYPCNRSRPTGLLRL, encoded by the exons ATGTGTGCTGTGTCTACTCTGCTAG GGTTGGCGTCAGCATTGCTGCTGGTGGTGCAGCCCGGCGCGTGCGACGAGTACGTCACCACGGAGCGCTGCAAACTGAACCCCTTATTTTATCGAGTCCGGAGATACCCCACCGACGACGCCACCGGCTTAATAATAGGCCATTGCGGATTAACCGAGTTAGACCCCATCGACATAGCTAATCTGACGCGACTGGAGATGTTGTATATAGACGACAACGCCATTGATTACATAGACCCCGATATATTCCATTCTTTGCCAACATTAAAAACTCTGAGAATTAGTGTTAATAAGTTACGCGAGCTGCCGATCTTCCCCGTGAACTCCTGTCCCCGCTTGTTCAACTTAGACTTGAGCGAGAACCAGCTCACGGGAATAAACGACCCGAGGACGTTTGCGGCATGCACAAGGTTATCGACGCTTGACTTGACATCTAATAAAATATCGTACATCCACCCAGACGTATTTCACTCCTTAACTAGTTTGACATGTTTAGAGTTAGGTAACAACAAACTGACATTTATTCCGGAGAACATGTTTACTCGGAACCCGCTTGAAACTCTACATCTTTATGAGAACAGCTTAACTCATTTACCGCATGATTTCGTTGGCAGTATTAACCGTCGCAACAACGggtttcattttttttacttcTATGATAACCCCTGGCACTGCGCTTGTCTGTTAGAGCTGCTGGCCGACATGCGCAGAGCGAACTTTTACTATACAAATGCAGTATATGAGTATGACGGCAAAGTGCCGAAGTGTGTGTACAGCGGCCCGTATCCGTGCAACCGCTCGCGCCCCACTGGGCTGTTGCGTTTGTAG